GGCAGGCCCAATCCCCGGCCCTCACCCTGCCCCAAAGCGCCCTGGTTTTCAGCGACGGCCATCGCTACGTCTTCACCCTGGATGCGGACTTGCGCGTCTCCCGCCGCAAGGTGGCGATCGGTCGCAGTCGGGAGAACGCCGTGGAGATTCTTTCCGGCCTGGAGCCCGGTCAGAAGGTGGTGGCCTCCGGTGGGGCCTTCCTGCATGAGGGGGATCGGGTGAGACTGGCCTCCGGAGCCGCTCCATGAATGTCTCCGCCCTTTCCATACGGCATCCGGTACCGGCCATTCTGCTTTTCGCCCTGCTGACCATCGAGGGGCTGATCGCCTTTCGCCATCTGGGCATCCAGANNNNNNNNNNNNNNNNNNNNNNNNNNNNNNNNNNNNNNNNNNNNNNNNNNNNNNNNNNNNNNNNNNNNNNNNNNNNNNNNNNNNNNNNNNNNNNNNNNNNTTCGCCCTGCTGACCATCGAGGGGCTGATCGCCTTTCGCCATCTGGGCATCCAGAACTTTCCCGATCTGGAGGTGCCCACCATCATCGTCTCCGCCGCGCTGGAGGGGGCTGCGCCCGCGCAACTCGAATCGGACGTGGCCCGCAAGATCGAAGACGCGGTGGCCTCCCTCGGCGGCATCGAACACATTCGCACCACGGTCAACGACGGCGCCCTTTCGGTGGTGGTGGAGTTTTCCATCGACAAGGAGAGCGAAGTGGCGTTGAACGAGGTGCGCAACGCCGTGGACAGCGTGCGCTCCGACCTGCCCCAGGATCTGACCAATCCGGTGGTGGCCAAGAAGACCACCACCGGAGGGGCCATCCTCTCCTTTTCCGTGACCTCCGCGAGTCTCGACGAAGCCGATCTCTCCTGGTTCGTGGACAACGAACTCTCCAAAGCCATGATGGCGGTGCCGGGGGTGGGCAGGTTCACCCGCATCGGCGGCATCGACCGGGAGTTCGAGGTGGTTCTCGACCCGGTGCGCCTCAGCGCCCTGGGACTCAGCGTGGCCGAGGTATCGCAACGTCTGCGGCAGGTTCTCAAGGACTCCTCCGGCGGACGCGGCGACATGGGCGGCGAGGTGCAATCCTTCCGCACCCTGGCTGCGGCTCGCACCATCGGCGACGTGGCCCGGCTCACCATCCCCCTCGACGCCACCCGCTCCATGCCCCTGGGGGAGCTGGCCACGGTGCGCGACGGCTTCGCCGAACGCACCTCCCTGGCCCGGGTCGACGACAAGCCGGTGCTGGCCTTCGAAATCACCCGCACCAAGGGTCACAGCGAGGTCAACGTGGCCCAGGCGGTGCGCCGGGCGGCAACCGCTTTCCAGCAGGCCAACCCTCACGTCACCCTTACCGAGGTTTCCAACAACATCAACCGGGTGTTGGACAACTATCACGGCTCCATGGAGCTGCTCTTCGAAGGGGCTTTCCTGGCGGTGGTGGTGGTCTGGTGGTTTCTGCGCGACTGGCGCGCCACGCTGGTATCGGCGGTGGCCCTGCCCCTCTCCATCATCCCCACCTTTCTGATCATGCGGCTGTCTAACTTCAGCCTCGACACCCTCACCCTGCTGTCGCTGGCCCTGGTGGTGGGCATTCTGGTGGATGACGCCATCGTGGAGGTGGAGAACATCGTGCGTCATCAGCGCCTGGGCAAATCCCCCATGCAGGCCTCGCTGGAGGCCGCCGACGAGATCGGTCTGGCGGTGATCGCCACCTCGCTGACCCTGGTGGCGGTCTTTCTGCCCACCGCCTTCATGGGCGGCGTGCCGGGCAAGGTCTTCCGCCCCTTTGGCTTCACCGCCGCCGCAGCGGTGCTGGCCTCCCTGGTGGTGGCGCGACTGCTCACCCCCATGATGGCCGCCTATCTGCTCAAAACCCCCGCCGTGGAGAAGACCCAGCGGCAAAGCCCCTTCTGGGGCCTCTTTCTCGGAGCCATGGCCGCCTGCCTGCGCCATCGCCTGATGACCGTCATCGCCGCCCTCCTCTTCACCGCCGCCTCCCTCTCCCTGTTGTCCCAGATTCCCAAAAGCTTCATTCCCGCCGAGGATCGCGGCCAGATCGCCGTCGTTCTGGAACTACCCCCCGGAACCTCCCTGGAGAGCAATCTGCGGAAGTCGGAAGAGGCGGTGCGCCTGATTCGCACCCTGCCGGAGGTGACCCACGTCTTTGCCGCCATCGGGGTTTCCACCGCCACCGAAGGCGGTCCCCTGGGCATGAACACCGCCAGCGACGCCCGCAAATCGACCCTGACCGTCAATCTGACCCACCGCAAAACCCGCGCCCTGAAACAGACCGAGGTGGAAGCCCACGTTCGCCGGCTCCTCAAAGCCATTCCGGGGCTGCGGGTGGGGCTGATCTCCTCCGCGCCCGGCACCCGTCTGGTGGTCACCCTGGCCAGCGACGACCCCGCCGCCCTCGATACCGCCCTGCGACGGGTGGAAAAGGATCTGCGGGGCCTCGACGTGGGCAACATCACCTCCAACGCCAGTCTGGAGCGTCCCGAGGTTCTCATCACCCCCGATTTCGCACGGGCGGCGGATTTGGGCGTCACGGCGGAAAGCATCGCCCAGACCGTGCGACTGGCCACGGCGGGAGACTTCAAGACCCTGCTGCCCAAGGTCAACCTGCCCCAGCGGCAGATTCCCATCCGCGTCCGTCTGGACCGGGCCACGCGGCAGGATCTGGAGGCCATTCGCCAGTTGCGTCTGCCCGCCCGCAACGGCATGGTCACCCTGCAAACCGTGGCCTCGGTGGAAATGGCCAGCTCCCCCGCCCTGATCGACCGGCTGGACCGGCTGCGCCGCGCCACCCTGGACGTGGAGTTGGGCAACCGGGTTCTGGGCGACGTGGCCAGGGAGGTCGATCAGCTCGACTCCATCCAAAACCTGCCCGCCGGGGTCAAGCGGCTCACCGAAGGCGAGATGCAGCGCATGGCCGAACTCTTCTCCAGTTTCGGGGCGGCCATGATCGTGGGCATTCTCTGCATCTACATCGTGCTGGTGCTGCTGTTTCACGACTTTCTGCAGCCGATCACCATTCTGGCGGCCCTGCCCCTCTCCCTGGGAGGGGCCTTCCTGGCGCTTCATGTGACCAACAACGCCTTTTCCATGCCGGTGATCATCGGGGTACTCATGCTCATGGGGGTGGTGACCAAGAACTCCATTCTGCTGGTGGAGTACGCCATTCTGGCGCGGCGGGAGCGGGGCCTGAGCCGCTTCGAGGCGCTGCTCGATGCCGGACGCAAGCGTTCCCGACCCATCATCATGACCACCATCGCCATGGCGGCGGGCATGTTGCCGGTGGCCCTGGGGCTGGGCGCGGAACCGAGTTTCCGATCCCCCATGGCCGTGGTGGTCATCGGCGGTCTGTTGACCTCCACCTTTTTGTCGCTGCTGGTGATTCCCGTCTGTTTCACCTATGTGGACGATCTGCTGCAATGGGGCCGACGCATGCTGGGGTGGGAGGCGAAGTCCCGGAGCCCGGAGGAATCGTGATCACGAGAGAACCGACTCCCCTGAAAAATTGATGTTGACGCGCCGCAAAAAAATCGCTTGTTTATAGCGTCGGCCCTGCGAAATGCTATTCATTTCGCATATCCAGCCAATTCATAATACCCGCTATTTTCCAGACAGGGGAAGCTGCGCAATGAAACTCGAAACCATTGCCGTTCACGGCGGCTATTCACCGGATCCCACCACCAAGGCGGTGGCGGTTCCCATCTACCAGACCACCTCCTACGCCTTCGACAGCATTCAGCATGCGGCGGATCTGTTCGATCTCAAGGTGGCGGGTAACATATACACCCGCATCATGAACCCCACCACGGCGGTTCTGGAACAGCGGGTGGCGCAACTGGAGGGGGGTATCGGCGCGCTGGCCCTGGCTTCCGGTCAGGCGGCCATCACTTACGCCGTTCTGACCATTTGCGAAGCCG
This sequence is a window from Magnetococcales bacterium. Protein-coding genes within it:
- a CDS encoding efflux RND transporter permease subunit, whose protein sequence is MNVSALSIRHPVPAILLFALLTIEGLIAFRHLGIQ
- a CDS encoding efflux RND transporter permease subunit; translation: FALLTIEGLIAFRHLGIQNFPDLEVPTIIVSAALEGAAPAQLESDVARKIEDAVASLGGIEHIRTTVNDGALSVVVEFSIDKESEVALNEVRNAVDSVRSDLPQDLTNPVVAKKTTTGGAILSFSVTSASLDEADLSWFVDNELSKAMMAVPGVGRFTRIGGIDREFEVVLDPVRLSALGLSVAEVSQRLRQVLKDSSGGRGDMGGEVQSFRTLAAARTIGDVARLTIPLDATRSMPLGELATVRDGFAERTSLARVDDKPVLAFEITRTKGHSEVNVAQAVRRAATAFQQANPHVTLTEVSNNINRVLDNYHGSMELLFEGAFLAVVVVWWFLRDWRATLVSAVALPLSIIPTFLIMRLSNFSLDTLTLLSLALVVGILVDDAIVEVENIVRHQRLGKSPMQASLEAADEIGLAVIATSLTLVAVFLPTAFMGGVPGKVFRPFGFTAAAAVLASLVVARLLTPMMAAYLLKTPAVEKTQRQSPFWGLFLGAMAACLRHRLMTVIAALLFTAASLSLLSQIPKSFIPAEDRGQIAVVLELPPGTSLESNLRKSEEAVRLIRTLPEVTHVFAAIGVSTATEGGPLGMNTASDARKSTLTVNLTHRKTRALKQTEVEAHVRRLLKAIPGLRVGLISSAPGTRLVVTLASDDPAALDTALRRVEKDLRGLDVGNITSNASLERPEVLITPDFARAADLGVTAESIAQTVRLATAGDFKTLLPKVNLPQRQIPIRVRLDRATRQDLEAIRQLRLPARNGMVTLQTVASVEMASSPALIDRLDRLRRATLDVELGNRVLGDVAREVDQLDSIQNLPAGVKRLTEGEMQRMAELFSSFGAAMIVGILCIYIVLVLLFHDFLQPITILAALPLSLGGAFLALHVTNNAFSMPVIIGVLMLMGVVTKNSILLVEYAILARRERGLSRFEALLDAGRKRSRPIIMTTIAMAAGMLPVALGLGAEPSFRSPMAVVVIGGLLTSTFLSLLVIPVCFTYVDDLLQWGRRMLGWEAKSRSPEES